One genomic segment of Methanobacterium spitsbergense includes these proteins:
- the topA gene encoding DNA topoisomerase I gives MHEVIICEKPKASEKIASALSKNSVKKRYKKVSYYEFEENGNKTTVLAAVGHLYSLAPRNKKQARLFDVEWVPLYEKDKQKKYVKDYVDVIKKVSKNADKFVHACDYDIEGTLIGYNALKYACGEKSFDNAVRMKFSTLTDEDITAAYKNPMDIDFNQVDSGIARHVLDFLFGVNISKSLTDSVMKATKRYIQLSAGRVQTPTLAILVEREKEIQKFIPEPYWMIKADLEVPGIAEGITADHKAGKIFDKSVADEIFADCEGKDALIDRIDLKETVKAPPFPFDLGSLQSEAYAVFGFSPKKTQQIAQNLYTEGYTSYPRTSSQKLPKSIGVDKILKKLSYNASFKHQVAKLKKPYKPNEGKKTDEAHPAIHPTGVIPKELTTDYRKLYELITYRFISVFGENGILESMKTNLKIGNQDFNFSRKRMAKMGWMDLTPFRKPDDDVFPVIKEGETLVVKDVRSEEKETKPPARYNQASLIRELEKRGLGTKSTRANIISILYNRKYVEGKKIKVNELGEHLIDTLKEYSNKITSEELTREFETRLEEIMGGSVDKELIIKKAKVELTSILDDIEKNKLVIGEELYKSYRESRVVGKCKCGQNLILIDSPRGSTFVGCSGYPECKSTYSMPMGAKVLKATCEECGLPLISFGKPRQRACLDPKCGKDDREPTNEVVGTCPECESDLIKRSGRYGEFIGCSGFPKCRFTKSLDEKEGEQKTSTAKKATGQTTVKKTTKKTTKKTTKKSTKKSARKTSAKKPTKAATKRKRAKKTAKKKGTPKKPKQT, from the coding sequence ATGCACGAAGTCATAATATGCGAGAAGCCAAAGGCATCTGAGAAGATAGCTTCTGCTCTTTCAAAAAATTCAGTTAAAAAACGTTATAAGAAGGTTTCATATTACGAGTTTGAAGAGAATGGTAATAAAACCACTGTTCTGGCCGCAGTAGGACATTTATATTCACTTGCACCACGAAATAAAAAACAGGCTAGATTATTTGATGTTGAGTGGGTTCCACTCTATGAGAAGGATAAACAGAAGAAGTATGTTAAGGATTATGTCGATGTCATAAAAAAGGTATCCAAAAATGCAGATAAATTTGTTCATGCCTGTGATTACGATATAGAAGGTACTCTCATAGGTTATAATGCTTTAAAATATGCTTGTGGTGAAAAGAGCTTTGATAATGCTGTTAGGATGAAATTTTCAACCCTCACAGACGAAGATATAACTGCCGCATATAAAAATCCAATGGATATAGACTTCAACCAGGTTGACAGTGGTATTGCAAGACATGTTCTTGATTTTCTCTTTGGAGTAAATATATCCAAATCTCTAACAGATTCGGTTATGAAAGCCACTAAACGTTACATCCAGCTTTCTGCAGGCCGAGTACAAACACCTACATTGGCTATTCTTGTTGAACGAGAAAAAGAGATTCAAAAATTCATACCAGAACCATACTGGATGATCAAAGCTGATCTCGAAGTGCCGGGTATAGCAGAAGGAATCACAGCAGATCATAAAGCAGGTAAAATATTTGATAAATCTGTTGCAGATGAGATATTTGCTGACTGCGAAGGTAAAGATGCATTGATAGACAGAATAGATCTTAAAGAAACTGTCAAAGCACCCCCATTTCCATTTGATTTGGGTTCATTACAATCAGAAGCATACGCAGTTTTTGGATTCAGTCCTAAAAAGACACAACAGATAGCACAAAATCTTTATACAGAAGGTTATACTTCATATCCTCGTACATCTTCACAGAAACTACCAAAGAGTATTGGTGTAGATAAAATACTGAAAAAATTGAGTTATAATGCATCTTTCAAACATCAAGTTGCTAAACTGAAAAAACCCTACAAACCAAATGAAGGAAAGAAAACAGATGAAGCACATCCTGCCATACACCCAACAGGAGTTATTCCGAAGGAGTTAACAACCGATTATAGGAAACTTTACGAACTCATAACATATCGATTTATATCTGTATTTGGTGAAAACGGAATTTTAGAATCAATGAAAACCAACCTTAAAATTGGAAATCAAGATTTCAACTTCTCAAGGAAGAGAATGGCAAAAATGGGATGGATGGATCTAACTCCATTTAGAAAACCAGATGATGATGTTTTTCCAGTAATAAAGGAAGGTGAAACACTTGTTGTTAAAGATGTTCGAAGCGAAGAAAAGGAAACCAAACCGCCTGCAAGGTACAACCAGGCATCTCTCATAAGAGAGCTTGAGAAAAGGGGTTTAGGAACCAAATCAACAAGGGCAAATATTATTTCTATTTTATACAATAGAAAATATGTTGAAGGAAAGAAAATAAAGGTCAATGAATTAGGAGAACATCTTATAGATACTCTGAAAGAGTACTCAAACAAAATAACAAGCGAAGAACTTACAAGAGAGTTTGAAACTAGACTTGAAGAGATCATGGGAGGCAGTGTTGATAAAGAACTGATTATAAAAAAAGCAAAGGTTGAGCTTACATCCATACTTGATGATATTGAAAAGAACAAACTTGTAATTGGTGAAGAACTGTATAAGTCTTACAGGGAAAGCAGAGTGGTTGGAAAATGTAAATGCGGTCAAAACCTCATTTTAATAGATTCTCCTCGAGGAAGTACTTTTGTGGGGTGTTCCGGATATCCTGAATGTAAATCTACATATTCGATGCCAATGGGTGCTAAGGTTCTTAAAGCAACTTGTGAAGAATGTGGACTCCCTCTAATTTCATTTGGTAAACCAAGACAGAGGGCGTGCCTCGATCCCAAATGTGGTAAAGACGATCGAGAACCTACCAACGAGGTAGTTGGTACATGCCCAGAATGTGAAAGCGATCTAATAAAAAGATCAGGGCGATATGGAGAATTTATTGGTTGCAGTGGATTTCCTAAGTGCAGATTTACCAAATCATTAGATGAGAAAGAGGGTGAACAAAAAACATCAACTGCTAAAAAAGCCACAGGTCAAACTACTGTTAAAAAAACTACTAAGAAAACTACTAAGAAAACTACTAAGAAATCTACTAAGAAATCTGCTAGAAAAACTAGTGCAAAAAAACCAACTAAGGCTGCAACAAAGAGAAAACGTGCTAAAAAAACAGCCAAAAAGAAAGGAACACCTAAAAAACCCAAACAAACTTAA